The segment TATTTTTTTAGTGTTTCAAAAGCTTTTTTTGTGTTTTTTGAATAGTTGTTTTCTTCTTTTGATATTTGAAATGTCTCAAAAAGAGTTAATTGTTTTTCTGATTTTTTATTGAGTTCATTTTTTTCATTTATTAATTTATCATATTCTTCGAATGTCATTGTACCTATTAATGAGAACATATATCTTGTAAATTCAAAATCGTTGTAAGGGTTTTGTACTGCAGAAAGAGCTGTTAATAATGATTGTATTTCTTCACGAAAATAAAAGGATTTTCCGCCAATAATATAAAATGGAATATTATTTTTTGAGAATTCTTTTTTTATTATATCTTCATATCCAGTCATCTGTCTCAATAATATAGCTATATCTTTTGCTTGTATTTTTCTTTTTATTTGTTGAATTTTTCCATTTTTCCTTTCTCTGAAAGACATTTCTTGGCCTATTAATTTTTTTATAGTTTTTATCATCGCAGTTATTTCAAGTTCTTTTCTTTGCTCAGCATTATTTTTTTCGGGTATTGCTTTTATTATTTTTATTCTGTATTTATCATCTTTTGATAGTTTTGGAGTGATAACTTCTTTGTCATCTTCTTCAAAATGACATATATCATCATCATTAATAGATGTGTTATCTATTAATAATGAATCTACATCATCGATGTATATATTTTCTTTTTTAAATAATGTTTGTTTTGATATTTCGTTTGCAAAATTTACTATTTGTGAGTTAGAACGTCTGTTTGTTGATAAGGCTCCTATAGTGTAATTATTTTTTTTAAATTCATCATATGATTTTGAGAATACTGATACATCAGCACCTCTGAATCTATATATAGATTGTTTTCTATCTCCAACATAAAACAAATGATTTTCATTTGTATGCAATTTTTCAAATAATTCTTTTTGTAAATAATTGGTGTCTTGATATTCATCGACTATTATATATTTAAATCTATTTTGATATTTTCTTAATATGTATTCATCTGATAATGCTTTTAAAGTTTTTTCAAGTGTACCTTTGAAATCATATTGGAAATTATCTATTGTGAAGTTTTCATAATACTCTTTTGACAGGTTAGAGAGTATTTTGAATAACCATATATAATCTATATAAATTTCTTCAAGTTCTTTGTTGGATAATGGAAATTCTTCAAAAATTATACTTCTTTCCATTTCCAATCTCCAATTACTTACTATAGTTTTTAGATTTTGTTGTAATTTATCCATTCCTGGATCTTTTAAAATATTATGTAAAGTTTCTTTGAACCTTAAGGGATTTTTTTGTATTTCAGATATTATTATATTTACTTTATTTTTTCTTTCAGAAGACAACATATTTATGTCTTCTGGTTTTTTGTTTTCGTATAGCTCAAGAACTGTTTTTAATGAGTAATATATAGCTTTTTCGATTTCTTTATCTTTTTTGAATTCAGATATCATTGTAAAATTTGGGTCTATGCCTATTATTATATTATTATCTCTTAAGATTTTTGAACAGAATGAATCGATGGTTTTTATCCAAGCTCTTGAAAGGTTTATTCTTATATTATTCCAATATTCTATTTCTTTTTCTGGAACATTTTTTTCTTGCAAGATATTTATTTTGTCATAAACTGCTTGTAATATTCTTTCTCTCATTTCACCGGCAGCTTTATTTGTAAACGTAACGGCAAGTATTTTATCTACTATTTCATCATCAGGATAGTTTTTTTCAAGTATGCTTATATAATATTGGGTTAATGTATAAGTTTTCCCAGTTCCAGCAGATGCAGAAATGAAAAAATTTTGATTTGGATTTTTATTTATAGTATCTAATATATTCATTTTGTAAACCAACTCTCTTTTATTTTAAAATTGTCTAAATATTGCATTATTGAACATATTTTTTTGTATTGGCATTTGTCACATTCATAATATGTTTCATTTGAATATGTATTATATTTTTCTTGCATTTCTTCTAAAAATCTTTTATGTATCCTATCTCTTTGAGCTATTGGAGTAAAATCAGAATTTGATATAGAATCAATCGTTTTTTCAAGCCAATCATAAAATTCATATAAACCAAATCCAATAAAATTTTTTGAATTTCCTTTTTGTTTTATTATGGCAATATTTTTTTGTATTTTTATAAATTTATTTTGCATATTCTTTGTAGGACCATTATCTTTTATCGTTAAAGGCTGAAATTTTAAGTATATGTTATCATTTATTTTATTTTTCCATTCTTCTGAATGAATTAAACCAATATAGTATATTAATAATTGTTCACTTTGGAAACTTGAACCGTTTTTATAATCTAATATAGAATAAGTTCCTTGTTTTAATTCATCTAAAAAACTATCTTTTCCTTCAAAACCTATGTATGAATAGTCTCCTGAGGTTATATCAAGTCTGTCTATTCTTGTTGTTAAATTTATATTTTTGTATTTGCCTATATTGATATCAGTGTCTACTCTCAATTCTGTTTTTATCACCTTATCATAATTTAATTCCATATTTTTTCTAATTTCAATATATTTATTTAATATATGACCTATAGAAACTAAAAGCTCTTCAGAGATTTTTTCAATCTCAACAACTTTTATAGCTTCATATTTTTCAAGTCCTTTATTTATGGTATCATCCCATTCTTGATTGGCTATTTTTTTAATTTCTTCAAGTAGTTCATCTTCATTGAAATATTTTTCTCTCATTTGAGAAAAATCAGGATATTTTTTAAATAATTTTTCCATGATTTTATGTTTAAGATTACCTGTTGCAAAAATAGAGAAATCAATATCTCCTTTTATACCAGCTATATAACTCATATAAAATTTAAAAGGACAGTCTATATAACTTGATATTTTATTATGAGATATATTTTTTATAGATATTGAGTTTCTTGAATTCCATAGAGTATTTTTTATATGATTTTTTATTTCTTTTATATTTTCTTTAGAATTTTTTAAATCATCATCATTTGTTTTTATATCATTTATCAAATAATATAATAAAGCTTCATTAAAAGAGTATATTTCATCAGCATTTTGTGGAAGAACTTGTCTTTTTTCTGAGTATAATTTCTTTGGAGTGATTTTAAATAATTTTATGAATTCTTTTTCGTACATAGAAGGAAGTATTGTTTTACCTCCCAATGTTGAGATTGGATATGAGAAAATTATATTTTCAGCAAAAGCCATAGAAATTAAAAGATTTCTTCTTTGAACTTTTTCATTGGTTTTTGCAAGTTTTGTTCCATTGTCTAACATTGAAGAAAGAAATGGATTTATTGTTATTAATGGATAAAAATCTTCTGAAAAATTTATATAATATTTATATTTTTTATGTATGAATCTTGAATCATTTAAGTTCATTATTTCAACGGTATTATGATATCTTTCAGAATCTCTATAAGTTTCGATTTCAGTTAAATCAGATATTATTCTGAAATATTCATCTAATTTTATTCTTTTCTTTTTATTCTTTTTTAATATTTTTTCAAGAGATTCTTCTGTTTTTAAAAGAAATTGTTCAAAATAATTTAATGCATTGTATTCACTTATTATCGATTGGTTTTTGTTTAATTCATCATCCGAAAATATATTAAGGTTTATGATATCTTTATCTATCCAATCTTTTATGAGTTGTCTATAAGTATTTATTAAAAATCCTTCTTTATTTTTGTCAGAATCTTTTACTTGTTTTAATATATCAAATAAATTATTGAATACTATTTCTAAAGAATTTAATTCATTTAAAGTTTTTTCATACCTCTCTTTTTCTTCTGTTTGTTTATAATTTGAAAGTATTTTATTTTTTTCTTCTTTTAATGCATTAAACCAAGAAGCTTTTCTTTGTGCAAAAGAGGTTTTTACTTCTGAATATAGAAGATCTAAATGTCTTAAATAAGATTCTATTTCTTCCATAGTTAGTTCAGAATCACCTGCATATCCTGTTTCTATCATCGCCATCATATCTTCTACTTCATATCCTCTTACTACGGTTTTTAAGGGTTGTAATAATTTTATAACTATTCTACTTTGAGATAATGGAATATCATTTTTGAATCTATAAGGTACTTTTATTTCATTTAAATAATCTGCAAACATATTTGCAGATGAATTATCTGGTGTTATGATTGCAAAATCATAAGGACTCAAATTTTCATAAAGGATCTTCTTTTTTATTTCTTTTGAAATATTTTCCATTTCAGATATTGAATCTGAAGTTTGATATATAGATATATTTTTTTCTTTAAATAATTTATTTATGCCCATATAATTATGTTTTATTTCAAAATCGGAATCCTTTAAAAATTCATATACTGAAGTCAATGAATTAAAACCTCTATCCATTACATCTTCCCATATATAAAAATATACATCATCAAATAAAGAGAATAAGCATTTTAAAACTTTTGCCATTATTGGAGTCATATCAAAAAAACCAGATATTATCAATGTTTTTCCCAATTTTTCTTTTCTTTCGGATTTTAATATTTCTGGAAATTCGTTATAAAACCATTTATAAACACTTATAGGATCAAAATTTTTTTGAAAAGTTTTTGAATTATCGAATTTTTGATTTAAGAAATCTTCTAAACTTTTTTCTATTTTTTTATACAGTTTTATTAAGTTTGATTCAGGATCTATTGAATCATCTATATTTCTGTATAATTCTGAGTATTTCAATATGTCTTCATTTTGTGGTTGATTTTGTTCAACTCTTGATATTTCCCATTTTTTTTCGAATATATTTAATATATATTCTGTTGATTTTTGAGACTTTGATATGACTTGTAGATAAGAAGAAAATTCATCATCATCATTTTTAAATTGTTTTACAAGGTTTCCAATTTCATTTTCTATATAGACTTTTAAAAAATCTCTATCAATATAAGTAGAATTTGGTTCATAATTTAAAAGAAGTTCTGTTATATATTGGTTTATAACCCTAAAAGCATCTCTGTTAAGTGTTTTATTTGTTTTTTTTGATAATTCATCAGCAATTTGTTTTACATAAAATCCAGAGGATCCTATGAAAAGAAATTCAAAAGGATCTTTTTCGTATTTTTCTTTTATTTCGTTTGTAATATAATCAAAATGTTTTTCATTTATTTTCATTATTTTGGCGGTTTTCATTTTTTTCCTCCAATTCATAGCTTTTATTATATTTTATCATGAATGTGATGATTTGATTTTATGATTTTTATTATTAAATTATAAACTTTTTTTATAAAAAGATTATAAAAAATTACAAATTTTACTTTTATATAATTTTAATTTCATAAATGATTTTGAGATTTTAAAAGTTATATAGGATAATTTAAGTGATATATAATTTTTGTAGATTAAAGGGGGAGTTTTTTTGAGTATCAAATATAAAATTTTTATTATTATTTTTTTGATGGGAGTTTTGCCATTGATGATAAATGGTTTTTTATCTTATAATATTTCTTTTAAAGAGTTTGAAAAAGAAAATTTTAATCATTTAGACTCTATAAGAATTTTAAAAAAAGAACAGATAGAAGATTATTTTAAAGAAAGAAAAATTGATTTAAATGTTTTTAGCGAGAATAAACAAATAAAAAATTCTGTTAGAGATTTTGTATAT is part of the Oceanotoga teriensis genome and harbors:
- a CDS encoding UvrD-helicase domain-containing protein, translating into MNILDTINKNPNQNFFISASAGTGKTYTLTQYYISILEKNYPDDEIVDKILAVTFTNKAAGEMRERILQAVYDKINILQEKNVPEKEIEYWNNIRINLSRAWIKTIDSFCSKILRDNNIIIGIDPNFTMISEFKKDKEIEKAIYYSLKTVLELYENKKPEDINMLSSERKNKVNIIISEIQKNPLRFKETLHNILKDPGMDKLQQNLKTIVSNWRLEMERSIIFEEFPLSNKELEEIYIDYIWLFKILSNLSKEYYENFTIDNFQYDFKGTLEKTLKALSDEYILRKYQNRFKYIIVDEYQDTNYLQKELFEKLHTNENHLFYVGDRKQSIYRFRGADVSVFSKSYDEFKKNNYTIGALSTNRRSNSQIVNFANEISKQTLFKKENIYIDDVDSLLIDNTSINDDDICHFEEDDKEVITPKLSKDDKYRIKIIKAIPEKNNAEQRKELEITAMIKTIKKLIGQEMSFRERKNGKIQQIKRKIQAKDIAILLRQMTGYEDIIKKEFSKNNIPFYIIGGKSFYFREEIQSLLTALSAVQNPYNDFEFTRYMFSLIGTMTFEEYDKLINEKNELNKKSEKQLTLFETFQISKEENNYSKNTKKAFETLKKYKDLKYYIKPTNILKGIVEENNYISKLSALDESEIAISNVKKLINEAEKYNTMATSFAELVRLLKKATDVNEEEAVLEDENSNSVKILTIHKSKGLEFPIVIMGGLHSNIDKKDNSEIEFSLPDLNGNRYFLLKNIFKDVLKESENDILRWFKNNTFLEKTENNRLIYVGITRPKELLIPINVENKNKTTYNIFFDELKYKDMDIINIEEIEDIFLEKIEDDEEKEKKLVPQINLKDLKNNAYKQYIAPTYLTGLIDKPSEINDDDDENIIEKVNFKKDELFSNQELIFRGSDLHRKLQSVYNLSQIKNMIENNELPNLFDQIPIVQFAFNTKNKIIKNEWRLVKNFKINDKDYMLFGIPDKVIIHENNIYIIDYKYSNLNQNIDKYRFQINFYLYLLKDFGIPKKGYLLSIKENNKFIEIDYDKNIEQKIIELIKNNE
- a CDS encoding PD-(D/E)XK nuclease family protein, whose protein sequence is MKTAKIMKINEKHFDYITNEIKEKYEKDPFEFLFIGSSGFYVKQIADELSKKTNKTLNRDAFRVINQYITELLLNYEPNSTYIDRDFLKVYIENEIGNLVKQFKNDDDEFSSYLQVISKSQKSTEYILNIFEKKWEISRVEQNQPQNEDILKYSELYRNIDDSIDPESNLIKLYKKIEKSLEDFLNQKFDNSKTFQKNFDPISVYKWFYNEFPEILKSERKEKLGKTLIISGFFDMTPIMAKVLKCLFSLFDDVYFYIWEDVMDRGFNSLTSVYEFLKDSDFEIKHNYMGINKLFKEKNISIYQTSDSISEMENISKEIKKKILYENLSPYDFAIITPDNSSANMFADYLNEIKVPYRFKNDIPLSQSRIVIKLLQPLKTVVRGYEVEDMMAMIETGYAGDSELTMEEIESYLRHLDLLYSEVKTSFAQRKASWFNALKEEKNKILSNYKQTEEKERYEKTLNELNSLEIVFNNLFDILKQVKDSDKNKEGFLINTYRQLIKDWIDKDIINLNIFSDDELNKNQSIISEYNALNYFEQFLLKTEESLEKILKKNKKKRIKLDEYFRIISDLTEIETYRDSERYHNTVEIMNLNDSRFIHKKYKYYINFSEDFYPLITINPFLSSMLDNGTKLAKTNEKVQRRNLLISMAFAENIIFSYPISTLGGKTILPSMYEKEFIKLFKITPKKLYSEKRQVLPQNADEIYSFNEALLYYLINDIKTNDDDLKNSKENIKEIKNHIKNTLWNSRNSISIKNISHNKISSYIDCPFKFYMSYIAGIKGDIDFSIFATGNLKHKIMEKLFKKYPDFSQMREKYFNEDELLEEIKKIANQEWDDTINKGLEKYEAIKVVEIEKISEELLVSIGHILNKYIEIRKNMELNYDKVIKTELRVDTDINIGKYKNINLTTRIDRLDITSGDYSYIGFEGKDSFLDELKQGTYSILDYKNGSSFQSEQLLIYYIGLIHSEEWKNKINDNIYLKFQPLTIKDNGPTKNMQNKFIKIQKNIAIIKQKGNSKNFIGFGLYEFYDWLEKTIDSISNSDFTPIAQRDRIHKRFLEEMQEKYNTYSNETYYECDKCQYKKICSIMQYLDNFKIKESWFTK